In a single window of the Nocardioides sp. L-11A genome:
- a CDS encoding MFS transporter, translated as MRSFWAALPTEGRWLLSTVAIQTLGRGLTLPFTLIYLHEVRGFELGLSGTLMALIAVVGFLVTGPGGALVDRYGARAVLLVGIAAMIAGNLILAFATTPAVAALALVLVGFNFGVSWPAFNSLIAAVVTGDLRQQYFGINFALVNLGIGVGGVVGGLFADVDRPSTFTAIFVGDAVSGLVPLALLLGPLRHVHGRATAPEDGTTPATVGYLTILKQPAVRWLTLLTFVGTFIGYGQHEAGFPGFARQAAEVSTRTIGLAFAVNTVVIVVLQFSVLNRIKRHLRTRVMVAMAAIWAVAWGILGLAGVVPGGGVAIAGVLAYMAVFALGETLLQPTVPAMANDLATDHTRGRYNAITAAAFQGGAVAGPVVAGFLLQHDLAPAYIAVMVAGCVAIAVMALILERHVPAAANGGPVVASATTGDG; from the coding sequence GTGAGGTCGTTCTGGGCCGCCCTGCCCACGGAGGGCCGGTGGCTGCTGTCGACCGTCGCGATCCAGACCCTGGGCCGCGGCCTGACCCTGCCGTTCACGCTGATCTACCTGCACGAGGTCCGCGGCTTCGAGCTCGGTCTGTCCGGGACCCTGATGGCGCTGATCGCCGTCGTCGGCTTCCTGGTCACCGGCCCCGGCGGTGCGCTCGTCGACAGGTACGGCGCCCGCGCGGTGCTGCTCGTCGGCATCGCCGCGATGATCGCCGGCAACCTGATCCTCGCCTTCGCGACCACCCCGGCGGTCGCGGCGCTCGCGCTCGTCCTGGTCGGCTTCAACTTCGGGGTGTCGTGGCCGGCCTTCAACTCGCTGATCGCGGCGGTCGTCACCGGTGACCTGCGCCAGCAGTACTTCGGCATCAACTTCGCCCTCGTCAACCTCGGCATCGGCGTCGGCGGCGTCGTCGGCGGCCTGTTCGCCGACGTCGACCGGCCGAGCACGTTCACCGCGATCTTCGTCGGCGACGCGGTGAGCGGACTGGTGCCGCTCGCGCTGCTCCTCGGTCCGCTGCGGCACGTCCACGGCCGAGCGACGGCACCGGAGGACGGGACGACACCGGCCACCGTCGGATACCTGACGATCCTCAAGCAGCCGGCCGTGCGGTGGCTGACCCTGCTCACCTTCGTCGGCACGTTCATCGGCTACGGCCAGCACGAGGCCGGCTTCCCGGGATTCGCCCGCCAGGCCGCCGAGGTCTCCACCCGCACGATCGGGCTGGCCTTCGCGGTCAACACGGTGGTCATCGTGGTGCTCCAGTTCTCGGTGCTGAACCGGATCAAGCGCCATCTCCGCACCCGCGTCATGGTGGCGATGGCGGCGATCTGGGCCGTGGCGTGGGGGATCCTCGGTCTGGCGGGCGTCGTCCCCGGGGGCGGCGTCGCGATCGCGGGCGTGCTCGCCTACATGGCCGTCTTCGCGCTCGGTGAGACGCTGCTCCAGCCGACGGTGCCCGCGATGGCCAACGACCTCGCCACCGACCACACCCGCGGCCGCTACAACGCGATCACCGCGGCGGCCTTCCAGGGCGGCGCGGTGGCCGGGCCGGTCGTCGCCGGCTTCCTGCTCCAGCACGACCTCGCGCCGGCGTACATCGCGGTCATGGTCGCGGGCTGCGTGGCGATCGCCGTGATGGCGCTGATCCTCGAACGCCATGTCCCGGCGGCCGCCAACGGCGGCCCGGTCGTGGCATCCGCCACAACCGGGGACGGATGA
- a CDS encoding TfoX/Sxy family protein: MAYDDELAGRLRDLLAEEPAAAGLELTEKRMFGGLGFMVGGHMAVAASGQGGLMVRVDPAAGEQLAATTPAYPMEMRGRTMSGWLRVDLADLATDEALGAWVHRGAAYVAGLPPKSAGR, encoded by the coding sequence ATGGCGTACGACGACGAGCTGGCCGGGCGGCTCCGCGACCTCCTTGCGGAGGAGCCCGCCGCGGCAGGCCTGGAGCTGACCGAGAAGAGGATGTTCGGCGGCCTGGGCTTCATGGTCGGCGGCCACATGGCCGTCGCCGCGAGCGGCCAGGGCGGCCTGATGGTCCGGGTCGACCCGGCCGCGGGCGAGCAGTTGGCGGCCACGACCCCGGCGTACCCGATGGAGATGCGGGGGCGGACGATGAGCGGCTGGCTGCGCGTCGACCTCGCGGACCTGGCCACGGACGAGGCGCTGGGCGCGTGGGTGCACCGCGGCGCGGCGTACGTCGCCGGGCTGCCGCCCAAGTCCGCCGGACGGTGA
- a CDS encoding TIGR03086 family metal-binding protein, producing the protein MIPDDPAEEHRSIAGAFGERVRGVPADGWDAPTPVAEWEARDVVRHLVEWFPAFLADGSGLRLPPGPSVDDDPVAAWEHHAAAVQAVLDDPASTEVTFAHPRLPAMPLPRAIAEFYTGDVFMHTWDLARATGQDDTLDPARCQRMVTGMEPLDEMLRQSGQYGARVPVADDAPWQDRLIGFIGRDPSWQRS; encoded by the coding sequence GTGATCCCCGACGACCCGGCCGAGGAGCACCGCAGCATCGCGGGCGCCTTCGGCGAGCGGGTCCGCGGGGTCCCCGCCGACGGCTGGGACGCGCCCACACCTGTCGCGGAATGGGAGGCCCGCGACGTCGTACGCCACCTCGTGGAGTGGTTCCCGGCGTTCCTCGCCGACGGCTCCGGCCTGCGCCTGCCGCCCGGACCATCAGTGGACGACGACCCGGTCGCAGCCTGGGAGCACCACGCCGCGGCCGTCCAGGCCGTCCTCGACGACCCGGCGAGCACCGAGGTGACCTTCGCCCACCCACGGCTCCCCGCGATGCCACTCCCCCGCGCCATCGCCGAGTTCTACACCGGCGACGTCTTCATGCACACCTGGGACCTCGCCCGCGCCACCGGGCAGGACGACACCCTCGACCCGGCTCGCTGCCAGCGGATGGTCACGGGCATGGAGCCGCTCGACGAGATGCTGCGGCAGAGCGGGCAGTACGGCGCGCGGGTGCCGGTCGCCGACGACGCGCCCTGGCAGGACCGGCTGATCGGCTTCATCGGGCGCGACCCGTCCTGGCAGCGGTCGTAA
- a CDS encoding SRPBCC family protein, which produces MNTSTGSTAPEALIEADPDVPTVRIVREFDAPRELVYRAHVEPELVRQWMGPDSIGMEIDVWDIRTGGEYRYTAVRDGVEIAHFYGAVHRVTENEKIVQTFGFEEMPDAVSLETMVFVELPGGRTRLEGLSVVYDFESRAGMLASGMEVGINEGYAALDRLLASLAGAQG; this is translated from the coding sequence ATGAACACGAGCACCGGCAGCACCGCGCCCGAGGCCCTCATCGAGGCCGACCCGGACGTCCCCACCGTACGGATCGTCCGGGAGTTCGACGCGCCGCGCGAGCTCGTCTACCGCGCCCACGTCGAGCCCGAGCTGGTGAGGCAGTGGATGGGCCCCGACTCGATCGGGATGGAGATCGACGTGTGGGACATCCGCACCGGCGGCGAATACCGCTACACCGCGGTCCGCGACGGCGTCGAGATCGCCCATTTCTACGGCGCCGTCCACCGGGTCACCGAGAACGAGAAGATCGTGCAGACCTTCGGGTTCGAGGAGATGCCCGACGCGGTCAGTCTCGAGACGATGGTCTTCGTCGAGTTGCCCGGCGGCCGCACCCGCCTCGAGGGGCTGTCGGTGGTCTACGACTTCGAGTCGCGCGCCGGCATGCTCGCCAGCGGCATGGAGGTCGGCATCAACGAGGGGTACGCCGCCCTCGACCGCCTGCTCGCCTCGCTGGCGGGAGCGCAGGGGTGA
- a CDS encoding metalloregulator ArsR/SmtB family transcription factor: MVEQDDRLSRVFGALADPTRRDMVARLAAGDATVSELAAPYDVSLQAVSKHLKVLEEAGLVHRSRDAQRRPVHLDAEVFDLMTKWIERYRRQAEERYRRLDQVLARMQGKDTGTTDRPNDTEQQHRPEGAAG, translated from the coding sequence ATGGTTGAGCAAGACGACCGGCTGTCGCGGGTGTTCGGCGCCCTGGCCGACCCGACCCGGCGCGACATGGTGGCCCGACTGGCGGCGGGCGACGCGACGGTGAGCGAGCTGGCGGCGCCGTACGACGTCTCGCTCCAGGCCGTCTCCAAACACCTCAAGGTGCTCGAGGAGGCCGGCCTGGTCCACCGCAGCCGCGACGCACAGCGGCGGCCGGTCCATCTGGACGCGGAGGTGTTCGACCTGATGACGAAGTGGATCGAGCGCTATCGGCGCCAGGCCGAGGAGCGCTACCGACGACTGGACCAGGTCCTCGCCCGGATGCAGGGCAAGGACACCGGCACCACCGACCGACCGAACGACACCGAGCAGCAGCACCGACCCGAAGGAGCAGCAGGATGA
- a CDS encoding NUDIX domain-containing protein — MSASGHPPFAVAVDLAVFTIRDGALAVLLVERGEEPFAGSWALPGGFVEPDEDAEQAAWRELREETGMERFPGHLEQLRTYSAPDRDPRQRVVSIAHVALAPDLPEPQAGTDAADARWWVVDDLLEGPDADGPALAFDHRRILLDARERVRAKLEYTTLATEFVAEPFTLPELRRVYAAVWGTPPDLGNFRRKVLGTDGFVVPTDVRGEATEAGGRPALLYRRGPATVVQPPMARG, encoded by the coding sequence GTGAGCGCCTCCGGGCACCCGCCGTTCGCGGTCGCCGTCGACCTGGCCGTGTTCACCATCCGCGACGGCGCGCTCGCCGTCCTGCTCGTCGAGCGCGGCGAGGAGCCGTTCGCCGGCTCGTGGGCACTGCCGGGCGGCTTCGTCGAGCCCGACGAGGACGCCGAGCAGGCTGCCTGGCGCGAGCTGCGCGAGGAGACCGGCATGGAGCGCTTCCCGGGCCATCTCGAACAGCTCCGGACCTACTCCGCACCCGACCGCGACCCCCGCCAGCGGGTCGTGTCCATCGCCCATGTCGCCCTCGCCCCCGACCTGCCCGAGCCGCAGGCCGGCACCGACGCCGCGGACGCCCGGTGGTGGGTGGTCGACGACCTGCTGGAGGGGCCGGACGCGGACGGGCCGGCCCTCGCCTTCGACCACCGCCGGATCCTCCTCGACGCCCGGGAGCGGGTGCGGGCCAAGCTGGAGTACACCACCTTGGCCACCGAGTTCGTCGCCGAGCCGTTCACCCTCCCCGAGCTGCGCCGGGTGTACGCCGCCGTCTGGGGCACGCCCCCCGACCTCGGCAACTTCCGCCGCAAGGTGCTCGGCACCGACGGGTTCGTGGTGCCGACCGACGTCCGCGGCGAGGCGACCGAGGCCGGCGGGCGGCCGGCGCTGCTCTACCGGCGCGGCCCCGCGACCGTCGTACAGCCGCCGATGGCGCGCGGCTGA
- a CDS encoding isochorismatase family protein: MTDTPTTALRGLIVVDVQNDFVEGGSLGVTGGREVAGRISAHLAAHAGDYAVIAASRDWHRGGHETGETNGGHFHAPGEEPDFVTTWPVHCVQGETGSAYAPELVTSAVTHHVVKGMGEPAYSAFEGVTPAGERLADLLRDAGVTDLDVAGIATDYCVRATALDAVRAGFRVRLLDGLHAGVAPDSSVRALEELAAAGVEVHR, translated from the coding sequence ATGACCGACACCCCCACGACGGCACTGCGCGGACTGATCGTCGTCGACGTCCAGAACGACTTCGTCGAGGGCGGTTCGCTCGGCGTCACCGGCGGCCGGGAGGTGGCCGGCCGGATCAGCGCGCACCTCGCCGCCCACGCCGGCGACTACGCCGTGATCGCCGCGTCCCGGGACTGGCACCGCGGCGGTCACGAGACGGGCGAGACGAACGGCGGCCACTTCCACGCCCCCGGGGAGGAGCCGGACTTCGTGACCACCTGGCCGGTGCACTGCGTGCAGGGCGAGACCGGGTCGGCGTACGCTCCGGAGCTCGTGACGTCCGCGGTCACGCACCACGTGGTCAAGGGCATGGGCGAGCCGGCGTACTCCGCCTTCGAGGGGGTCACCCCCGCGGGCGAGCGGTTGGCGGACCTGTTGCGCGACGCCGGCGTCACCGACCTCGACGTCGCCGGCATCGCCACCGACTACTGCGTGCGCGCGACCGCGCTCGACGCGGTGCGGGCGGGCTTCCGGGTGCGCCTCCTGGACGGACTGCACGCCGGCGTCGCCCCGGACTCGTCGGTGCGGGCGCTCGAGGAGCTGGCGGCGGCCGGCGTGGAGGTGCACCGGTGA
- a CDS encoding N-6 DNA methylase: MARRTEADEAADAYERHLADHDRDRRRAQGAFYTPPELVAWVLDRALPAAGSVLDPACGTGHFLVAAARRVGVRAVHGSDLDPEAVRIARDRLHAVDPAVPRAEIERRVVVADGLTAWEGRTFDAVVGNPPFLGQLRRHSAGRSEEHRRGLGAYTDTSAVFLHRALDLAGTGGTVALVQPISVLAARDAGPVRAAVAGRGAVTDFWCSERPVFDGTPVLTCVPVVRIGAGPATDPDGWGALAAPAFGIPSVALPDGTGTLGERATCTADFRDQYYGLAPFVGDGLRDGTPLVTTGLIEPAESRWGRVPTRFARRQYDAPSVDLAALRADGALARWADARLVPKLLVAGQGRVIEAVADEHGAWLPSVPVVSVVPHDPADLWRLLAVTLAPPLVAHAASRYLGSGLTPGSVKVSARQLAALPLPTDEAAWAEGAAWACAAQRATDAERPDLLAATGRAMSAAYGADPASYAWWWGRVRRRPDDDGGRA; the protein is encoded by the coding sequence ATGGCGCGGCGGACGGAGGCGGACGAGGCCGCCGACGCCTACGAGCGGCACCTCGCCGACCACGACCGCGACCGGCGCCGTGCCCAGGGCGCCTTCTACACGCCGCCCGAGCTGGTCGCCTGGGTGCTCGACCGGGCGCTGCCGGCGGCGGGGAGCGTGCTCGACCCCGCCTGCGGAACGGGACACTTCCTGGTCGCGGCGGCCCGCCGGGTCGGCGTCCGCGCCGTCCACGGCTCCGACCTCGACCCGGAGGCGGTGCGGATCGCCCGCGACCGCCTGCACGCGGTGGACCCGGCGGTGCCGCGCGCTGAGATCGAACGCCGGGTGGTCGTGGCCGACGGGCTGACGGCGTGGGAGGGCCGCACCTTCGACGCGGTCGTCGGCAACCCGCCCTTCCTCGGGCAGCTCCGGCGACACTCCGCGGGACGGAGCGAGGAGCACCGCCGCGGCCTGGGCGCCTACACCGACACCAGTGCCGTGTTCCTGCACCGCGCGCTCGATCTCGCCGGCACCGGCGGGACGGTCGCCCTGGTGCAGCCGATCTCGGTGCTGGCCGCTCGCGACGCGGGACCGGTCCGCGCCGCGGTCGCCGGTCGCGGTGCGGTCACGGACTTCTGGTGCAGCGAGCGACCGGTCTTCGACGGGACGCCGGTGCTCACCTGCGTCCCCGTGGTCCGGATCGGCGCGGGCCCCGCGACCGACCCCGACGGGTGGGGCGCGCTCGCGGCGCCGGCCTTCGGGATCCCCTCCGTCGCCCTACCCGACGGCACCGGCACGCTCGGGGAGCGGGCGACCTGCACCGCCGACTTCCGGGACCAGTACTACGGCCTCGCGCCCTTCGTCGGCGACGGTCTCCGCGACGGCACCCCGCTGGTCACCACGGGCCTGATCGAGCCCGCGGAATCCCGCTGGGGACGGGTGCCGACCCGCTTCGCCCGCCGGCAGTACGACGCCCCGTCTGTCGACCTCGCCGCGCTGCGTGCCGACGGAGCACTGGCCAGGTGGGCCGACGCGCGCCTGGTGCCCAAGCTGCTGGTGGCCGGACAGGGCCGCGTCATCGAGGCCGTGGCCGACGAGCACGGCGCCTGGCTGCCGTCGGTGCCCGTCGTGAGCGTCGTCCCGCACGACCCCGCCGACCTGTGGCGGCTGCTCGCGGTCACGCTGGCCCCACCGCTCGTCGCCCACGCCGCGAGCCGCTACCTCGGCAGCGGCCTCACGCCTGGCTCGGTGAAGGTCAGCGCCCGCCAGCTCGCCGCCCTGCCGCTGCCGACCGACGAGGCAGCCTGGGCCGAGGGGGCGGCGTGGGCGTGCGCCGCTCAGCGGGCGACGGACGCGGAGCGGCCGGACCTGCTCGCCGCCACCGGCCGGGCGATGAGCGCTGCGTACGGCGCCGACCCGGCGTCGTACGCATGGTGGTGGGGGCGCGTCCGGCGCCGGCCCGACGACGATGGCGGACGTGCCTAG
- a CDS encoding VOC family protein — protein sequence MSEFLADGVELFAGVCVRDYAQARPWYEALLGAPPSFLAHDTEAVWELAPHRWLVVEQRPERAGYGTQTVFVDDLEDRVAGIAARGIEPAAEETYGDGVRKVIYRDADGNEVGFGGNPVTDLAAG from the coding sequence ATGAGCGAGTTCCTGGCTGACGGGGTCGAGCTGTTCGCGGGAGTCTGCGTGCGCGACTACGCGCAGGCACGACCGTGGTACGAGGCGCTGCTCGGAGCGCCCCCGTCGTTCCTCGCTCACGACACCGAGGCGGTCTGGGAGCTGGCCCCGCACCGGTGGCTGGTGGTCGAGCAGCGCCCGGAGCGCGCGGGCTACGGCACACAGACGGTCTTCGTCGACGACCTCGAGGACCGGGTGGCCGGCATCGCCGCCCGCGGGATCGAGCCGGCCGCGGAGGAGACCTACGGCGACGGCGTCCGGAAGGTGATCTACCGGGACGCCGACGGCAACGAGGTCGGCTTCGGGGGCAACCCCGTCACCGACCTCGCTGCTGGGTGA
- a CDS encoding IclR family transcriptional regulator codes for MAQVPAATRALRVLRFLAGQPEPVAVERIARELEIPRSTTYHLLQAMADEGFVVHLADERRYGLGVAAFEVGSGYARQAPLQRLARRPLATLVDRTGHSAHLAVPHGRDVLYVVEERAPGRPPLVTDVGVRLPSHLTASGRAILAHLPASQVRALYPDRTAFVDRTGVGPGSPTALRSVLSETRQRGYATEDSEVTAGMASVAAAVLDHNGLPVAGVAVTFPTEELDQRQRERLADAVVATADALGRRLRGR; via the coding sequence ATGGCCCAGGTTCCCGCGGCCACTCGCGCGCTGCGCGTACTGCGCTTCCTGGCCGGGCAGCCGGAGCCGGTCGCGGTCGAGCGGATCGCGCGGGAGCTGGAGATCCCGCGGTCCACGACGTACCACCTGCTCCAGGCGATGGCCGACGAGGGATTCGTCGTGCACCTGGCCGACGAGCGCCGCTACGGCCTGGGGGTGGCGGCCTTCGAGGTCGGGTCGGGGTACGCCCGCCAGGCGCCGTTGCAGCGCCTGGCTCGGCGCCCCCTCGCCACCCTGGTCGACCGGACCGGGCACAGCGCGCACCTCGCCGTACCCCACGGCCGCGACGTTCTCTACGTCGTCGAGGAGCGGGCGCCGGGCCGGCCGCCGTTGGTGACCGACGTCGGCGTCCGGTTGCCCTCTCACCTGACCGCCAGCGGACGGGCGATCCTGGCGCACCTGCCCGCGAGCCAGGTGCGCGCGCTCTACCCCGACCGCACCGCGTTCGTGGACCGCACCGGGGTCGGGCCGGGCTCCCCCACGGCCCTGCGGTCGGTCTTGTCCGAGACCCGGCAGCGGGGCTACGCCACCGAGGACAGTGAGGTCACCGCGGGCATGGCGAGCGTCGCGGCGGCGGTCCTCGACCACAACGGACTGCCGGTCGCGGGAGTGGCGGTCACCTTCCCGACCGAGGAGCTCGACCAACGCCAGCGCGAGCGGCTGGCCGATGCGGTCGTGGCCACCGCCGACGCCCTCGGCCGGCGACTCCGGGGGCGTTGA
- the hutH gene encoding histidine ammonia-lyase — protein sequence MDTVTVGTGAVSFDDVVAVARGGAGVVLSDEALAAIDKARAVIEDLAASPTPHYGVSTGFGALATRHIAPELRAQLQRSLVRSHAAGSGPEVEREVVRGLMLLRLSTLATGHTGVRRETAELLAGLLTHGITPVVHEYGSLGCSGDLAPLAHCALALMGEGPVRTADGELTDAATALAAAGLTPVELQEKEGLALINGTDGMLGMLVLAIHDLTELLKVADISAAMSVEGQLGTDRVFAPELQAIRPHPGQAASAANLTALLRDSGVVASHRGPDCNRVQDAYSLRCSPQVHGGARDTVAHAVSVASRELASAVDNPVVLADQGRVESNGNFHGAPVAYVLDFLAIVAADVASIAERRTDRFLDKARNHGLPPFLADDPGVDSGLMIAQYTQAAIVSELKRLANPASVDSIPSSAMQEDHVSMGWSSARKLRRSVDGLTRVLAIELMTAARALNLRAPLTPSPATGAVVDLLRDAGVGGPGTDRFLAPEIDTAYHLVADRSVTAAVANAIGELA from the coding sequence ATGGACACAGTGACGGTCGGAACGGGCGCGGTCTCGTTCGACGACGTGGTTGCGGTCGCCCGCGGTGGCGCCGGTGTTGTGCTCAGCGACGAGGCCCTCGCCGCGATCGACAAGGCGCGCGCGGTCATCGAGGACCTCGCGGCGTCCCCGACGCCCCATTACGGCGTCTCCACCGGCTTCGGCGCCCTCGCCACCCGGCACATCGCGCCCGAGCTGCGCGCCCAGCTGCAGCGCTCGCTGGTCCGCTCGCACGCCGCCGGCAGCGGCCCCGAGGTGGAGCGCGAGGTCGTTCGCGGCCTCATGCTGCTGCGCCTCTCGACGCTCGCCACCGGCCACACCGGCGTACGCCGCGAGACGGCCGAGCTGCTCGCCGGCCTGCTCACCCACGGCATCACCCCCGTGGTGCACGAGTACGGCTCGCTCGGCTGCTCCGGCGACCTGGCGCCGCTGGCCCACTGCGCGCTCGCGCTGATGGGCGAGGGTCCGGTCCGCACCGCCGACGGTGAGCTCACCGACGCCGCGACCGCTCTCGCCGCGGCCGGCCTCACGCCGGTCGAGCTGCAGGAGAAGGAGGGCCTGGCCCTCATCAACGGCACCGACGGCATGCTCGGCATGCTGGTGCTCGCGATCCACGACCTCACCGAGCTGCTCAAGGTCGCCGACATCTCGGCCGCCATGTCCGTCGAGGGCCAGCTCGGCACCGACCGCGTGTTCGCGCCCGAGCTGCAGGCGATCCGCCCCCACCCCGGGCAGGCGGCGTCCGCGGCCAACCTCACCGCGCTGCTGCGCGACTCCGGCGTCGTCGCCTCGCACCGCGGGCCCGACTGCAACCGGGTCCAGGACGCCTACTCGCTGCGCTGCTCGCCCCAGGTGCACGGCGGCGCGCGGGACACGGTCGCGCACGCGGTGTCGGTCGCGTCCCGGGAGCTGGCCTCGGCGGTCGACAACCCCGTCGTGCTGGCCGACCAGGGCCGGGTCGAGTCCAACGGCAACTTCCACGGCGCGCCCGTCGCCTATGTGCTCGACTTCCTCGCGATCGTCGCGGCCGACGTCGCCTCGATCGCGGAGCGGCGTACCGACCGCTTCCTCGACAAGGCCCGCAACCACGGGCTCCCGCCGTTCCTGGCCGACGACCCCGGCGTCGACTCCGGCCTGATGATCGCGCAGTACACCCAGGCCGCGATCGTCTCCGAGCTCAAGCGCCTGGCCAACCCCGCCAGCGTCGACTCGATCCCGTCGAGCGCCATGCAGGAGGACCACGTCTCGATGGGCTGGTCGTCCGCGCGCAAGCTGCGCAGGTCCGTCGACGGTCTCACCCGCGTGCTCGCCATCGAGCTGATGACCGCGGCCCGGGCGCTCAACCTGCGCGCCCCGCTCACCCCCAGCCCCGCCACCGGTGCCGTCGTGGACCTGCTCCGCGACGCGGGCGTCGGCGGCCCCGGCACCGACCGCTTCCTCGCCCCCGAGATCGACACCGCCTACCACCTCGTCGCCGACCGCTCCGTCACCGCGGCCGTCGCGAACGCGATCGGAGAACTCGCATGA
- a CDS encoding urocanate hydratase, whose translation MTTQQDNPRLPIHAATGTELTAKSWQTEAPLRMLMNNLDPENAERPEDLVVYGGTGKAARNWEAYDALVRTLRDLEDDETMLVQSGKPVGVFKTNRWAPRVLIANSNLVGDWANWEEFRRLEELGLTMYGQMTAGSWIYIGTQGILQGTFETFAAVADKRFGGTLAGTITLTAGLGGMGGAQPLAVTMNDGVAICVDVDQSRITRRIEHRYLDVQADDLDHALELAVAARDERRGLSIGLLGNAAEIFPKLLEMKAPIDVVTDQTSAHDPLSYLPVGVPFDDWHQAAERDPEGFTKDAQASMAAHVRAMVEFQDAGAEVFDYGNSIRDEARKGGYDRAFEFPGFVPAYIRPLFCEGKGPFRWAALSGDPADIAATDKAILELFPENERLHKWIGMAQERVHYQGLPARICWLGYGERHLAGLKFNEMVENGELKAPIVIGRDHLDCGSVASPYRETEAMLDGSDAIADWPLLNAMTATASGATWVSLHHGGGVGMGRSIHSGQVCVADGTELAAAKIEAVLTNDPGMGVIRHVDAGYDRAAEVAAERGVRIPMQEG comes from the coding sequence ATGACCACCCAGCAGGACAACCCGCGCCTCCCCATCCATGCCGCGACCGGCACCGAGCTGACCGCGAAGTCGTGGCAGACCGAGGCCCCGCTACGGATGCTGATGAACAACCTCGACCCCGAGAACGCCGAGCGGCCCGAGGACCTCGTCGTCTACGGCGGCACCGGAAAGGCAGCCCGCAACTGGGAGGCGTACGACGCCCTCGTGCGCACCCTGCGCGACCTCGAGGACGACGAGACGATGCTCGTCCAGAGCGGCAAGCCGGTCGGCGTCTTCAAGACCAACAGGTGGGCGCCGCGTGTGCTCATCGCCAACTCCAACCTGGTGGGCGACTGGGCCAACTGGGAGGAGTTCCGCCGGCTCGAGGAGCTCGGTCTCACGATGTACGGCCAGATGACGGCCGGATCGTGGATCTACATCGGCACCCAGGGCATCCTCCAGGGCACGTTCGAGACCTTCGCGGCCGTCGCCGACAAGCGCTTCGGTGGCACGCTCGCCGGCACGATCACGCTGACCGCCGGCCTCGGCGGCATGGGCGGCGCGCAGCCGCTCGCGGTCACGATGAACGACGGCGTCGCGATCTGCGTCGACGTCGACCAGAGCCGGATCACCCGCCGCATCGAGCACCGCTACCTCGACGTCCAGGCCGACGACCTCGACCACGCGCTCGAGCTGGCCGTGGCCGCACGCGACGAGCGCCGGGGCCTGTCCATCGGCCTGCTCGGCAACGCCGCCGAGATCTTCCCGAAGCTGCTGGAGATGAAGGCGCCGATCGACGTCGTCACCGACCAGACCTCGGCGCACGACCCGCTCTCTTACCTGCCTGTCGGCGTCCCCTTCGACGACTGGCACCAGGCCGCCGAGCGCGACCCGGAGGGATTCACCAAGGACGCGCAGGCGTCGATGGCGGCGCACGTGCGGGCGATGGTGGAGTTCCAGGACGCCGGTGCCGAGGTCTTCGACTACGGCAACTCGATCCGCGACGAGGCGCGCAAGGGCGGCTACGACCGGGCGTTCGAGTTCCCGGGCTTCGTGCCGGCCTACATCCGCCCGCTCTTCTGCGAGGGCAAGGGCCCCTTCCGGTGGGCCGCGCTGTCCGGCGACCCGGCCGACATCGCCGCCACCGACAAGGCGATCCTCGAGCTCTTCCCCGAGAACGAGCGGCTCCACAAGTGGATCGGCATGGCCCAGGAGCGCGTGCACTACCAGGGTCTCCCGGCGCGGATCTGCTGGCTCGGCTACGGCGAGCGCCACCTGGCGGGTCTCAAGTTCAACGAGATGGTCGAGAACGGCGAGCTGAAGGCGCCCATCGTGATCGGTCGCGACCATCTCGACTGCGGCTCGGTCGCCTCGCCCTACCGTGAGACCGAGGCCATGCTCGACGGCTCCGACGCGATCGCCGACTGGCCGCTGCTCAACGCGATGACGGCCACCGCCTCCGGCGCCACCTGGGTGTCGCTGCACCACGGCGGCGGCGTCGGCATGGGCCGCTCGATCCACTCCGGCCAGGTGTGCGTCGCCGACGGCACCGAGCTGGCTGCTGCCAAGATCGAGGCCGTGCTGACCAACGATCCGGGCATGGGCGTCATCCGCCACGTCGACGCGGGCTACGACCGCGCCGCTGAGGTGGCCGCCGAGCGCGGCGTCCGGATCCCGATGCAGGAGGGCTGA